The DNA segment AAACGATCATGAAGTGCGTACGCAATTTCTTTGTACTCTCCGAAGAGCTAGAGATTAAACCTTCCATATGGAAATATGTGAAAACAccgaaattttatgaaatgatGAAGACTCTGGACACAATGACGGACATCTGCAATAAGTACATTAACGAAGCGCTGATGCGCATTGAGCACGACAGTGAGGGCAACCTCACATCGGAGCTGGGCAAAGAGAAGAGCGTGTTGGAGAAATTAGTGCGCGTGGATAAGAAATTCGCCGTGGTAATGGCGTTGGATATGATGTTAGCTGGTATTGATACGGTAAGTGAGCGCATTTAAATACGGAgggtttttgaataaaattaatatttctcacTGCACACACAGACCAGCTCCACTTTGACCGGCCTATTGCTATGCATTGCCAAGAATCCTGATAAACAACAGAAGCTATTTGAGGAAATTCAGCAAATACTGCCGGAAAAGGAATCGCAGCTGACgactcaaaatatgcaaaatctgCCTTACCTGCGTGCCTGCATCAAAGAAGGCATACGCTGCTATCCCATATTACCGGGTACGGTGCGTCGTTTGCCCAACGATGTAGTGCTGAGCGGCTATCGTATACCTGCGGGTACCGACATCTCCATCGGCGCCAACCTGTTGATGCATGATGAACGCTATGTGCCACAGCCGGATAAATTCATACCGGAACGTTGGCTGCGTAACGATCAATCCTCCCAAACTTTGGAGGGGCAAATTACCAATCCATTTTTGTATGTACCCTTCGGCTTTGGTCCACGTAGTTGCGTGGGCAAGCGTGTAGTCAATTTGGAGCTAGAAATCACTTTGGCACGTTTGGTGCGAAATTtccaaattgaatttaattatccGACCGAAAATGCATTCGCTATGAAGTTCATGAGCGTGCCGCAAATACCGCTCAAATTCAAGTTCATCGAGAGAGGGACGTAGTGTTAGACATAAAATTCGTGAGATCTAGTTATAAGttccatatgtatatgtgtgttattATAACATATTAAGCCCTGATAAACATTACTTCACCTGATAAACATTACTTAACAAAGGTTCAAGTATACCTATTTGAATTCaccaaaattttgatataaatataaaatcttaaaaaatatgtgttcttTCGAAATTAAACAAAGTTCTAAATACAATAGACCAAATGGATGTAACCCAACAAATAACTTCGGGTAATCCATTtcgaagaaaaaacacagaaacttcaagttCAACGGGGAATGGCTTTTATCGttcgaaataacattttttcacacttattgttttaagattatctctttcaaaagtTGGCCGCGGCTAAGTTTCAGATGGTCcttccgttgagtccaattttcgatgagtcGTTCGAGAATTttaactggtaactggcgaatgacacgcgtgatgttttgctgcaAGGCCTGAATAGAAACAGGATTGTTCACATAgactttatattttacatatccctacaggaaacCGTACGGCTTAGTGTAAAATCATACGatattggtggccaatcgaccggctgaaagcgtgaaattatctgctcaccgaagtgttttctcaataaatacattgattaatgcgatgtgtgggaagtggctccgtgttattaaaatcaaatgtcgccgagatgacgagcttcaatttcaggcatcaaaaagtTTGTGAACATGGCTCGATGACggccgccattgacggttacgttctcaccggcatcatttttgaagaaatatggagcgATGATTCTAcaggcccacaaaccacatcaaaccgttgtttttcctGTATGAAATGACAGCGGATGTCGCTCGAATTCGATCTGTCAAAaaatctattgaaaaaagtacctctacttggatcaccctatGTTAAAGTGTCACAATAGGCATATAAACACcagaaatgttttgaaaattccaGTGTGTTACTTTCGAGAAGTAAATAGTAAGTAAGTGACTATTTTCGGTTGGaaccaaatataatatatcaaTGATCGCTATGATTAAAAGAAAAGCCTATTTTTCTGGAGCTGCCACCtgtaaataagtatttaattatttataaaatatgatataaatgAATTATTGTCATACAAGCATCAGAACAAGGCAAAATTCGTTTAAATGCACCTAttcgaatttattttagaagcgttgccacctgaaaaaaatgaaaaaaacatcaTTATAAATTGCAAAACTTATAGCCTTGTGCGAAATTTTGTTCTCTACAAATATGCCGTGtctaattttttgattaaattaagcGGTTGCGAGaaattcatcgtcaaacatcaatgcttatcaaataaaaaacaaaaacaaaaaagagaacAATATGCAATTTTTGCAGAGTAGTTAATTTTCTACAAGGCTTTGAGCTTTGCAATTTGAAATTATTGGCCTTAGACAGTAAAATTTTCTAGCGTTAATATCTTTTCTTCGGCTTGACCATAAGAGCCCATTTTGCAAAGCATTCAATTTACCACAAAACTTTTgaaacgagatattttttcaaatagttggaagcgagatatcaatttttcaatctgataagaaaaaaatttaaaactttaagcggaggaccttcccgttaaaATTAAGAGCTCACACTTGGGGAGGCTTAATTAGAGGAGTCTatcaacatatttttcaatatacgaaacaaaacaaatacattccGATTTTAACCCACCCTAATGGGCATTCAATGAAGAAAAACATCtcggaaatatttaattaaagtgTTTGATAAACTTAAGATGTAATTCTAGTCTAGAGGATCGAGTTTTGAGCGATTTTGGCAAGGgaaaaaagtaatatatatgtttacagttaattttttaacatttgtgGTCTTTTGCAAACTAAGAAAGTGTTCGATTGTTTTGATTAGTACAAATGGGATACTCGTATGAGCCAACAAAACTAAAACAGAAATCATAAAAGGTATGTCAGTAAAAAATGGTAGATTTTTTCaacagttgtttttttattttctaagtttttaacaataaatattatttttcgaaaaatctgGTTTCCAAAGCATTAAAAGAATTAGTAATTAAAGCAATCTTccaaaattcatttattatgCTCTAAAagctttttgttaaaataaaagtataaaaatatcacttTGTACTCTCTATTGGCGCTTACAGAAGTGGAAGAAGTATCTCACACAGGGCAGTTCAATTCATTTCTAATTATGTTACTaataagaacaagtaaggaagggctaagttcgggtgtcaccgaacattttatactctcgcatgaaaaagtgataatcgagatttcattatccgtcatttacatatttttttattttgctgtaaaattaattagattagatcaatttgtgtactttgagtattgaattgtattttcatttcctaataataataataatacccaacgattaccctcctcccgcccaaccgacgcgaggggcgcaatccgcgaacgagcggaattagccgagtcacaaaaggcaagagagttttaagcgttgcgatcttaagctgctcagctacagaaacaaaaatttcaacagccgaaattaagaattagattaaagtttataatttttaaatgttacttgttaagagtagataaaataatttttttaatggtaaagagtgagtctgttagatcaaatgtgctggaatgaaaattaaaatcatgacatatacggcggaatggttcgtttaactcaaaatttgttctagaaaattttaaaagtaagggtctaaactgcctggtagggcgaacgggaacgttaaaattaatatcagataagagagatgggctacagactgacccattcatgagttttacaataaatattatatcaagcatctccctacgactagcgagtgtcgggagatttataagttttaaacggttaatgtaagggggaagatttaaactggaatcccaatgcaaatgatttaaggcacaaattacaaaatgtttttgaacggactctaacttatccgaatggacttggtaactagggttccaaaccacagaagcatactccaatataggcctcaccagagatgtaaaaagaatttttgtggtaagcggatctctaaattctttagaccaacgtttaacaaaactaagagcgcctttagctttaaaaaccgtggaggatacgtgaagattaaaattgagtttggggtccatagttactcccagatcaacaaaactgcatacttgctccaacctaaagttttgtattgcgtatgaggtagggtctacagctctacgtgaaaagcacatcgttttacattttttaaggttcaatggcatgtcatttctatcacactaagaaactaggttgtttaagtctgtttgcaactgacatctttcgctgtttgaagtatatgttttaaaaagttttacatcgtcagcatataataaaacttttgaaaacgtaacaacagatgatatgtcgttaataaataacaatgtatatattatacagagaaggcatcagatggaattcaaaatagcgttatattggaagaaggcgtggttgttaaccgatttcacccatatacccgtacatgtcatcagagtgttaagaaaatattatataccgaatttcattgaaatcggtctagtagttcctgagatatggtttttggtccataagtgggcgacgccacgcccattttcaatttaaaaaaaaagcctgggtgcagcttctttctgccataaaatttaatgtttctgacgttttttgttagtcggttaacgcacttttagtgattttcaacataacctttgtatgggaggtgggcttggttattatccgatttcttccatttttaaactgtatatggaaatgcctgaggcAAACTActgtatagagtttggttgacatagctacagtagtttccgagatatgtacaaaaaacttagtaggaggcggggccgcgcccactttccaaaaaaattacgtccaaatatgcccctccctaatgcgatcctttgtgctaaatttcactttaatatctttatttataacttagttatgacactttataggttttcggttttcgccgttttgtgggcgtggcagttggccgattttgcccatcttcgaacttaacctttttatggagccaagaaatacgcgtaccaagtttcatcatgatatctcaatttttactcaagttacaggttgcacggatggacggacggacagacagacatccggatttcaactctactcgtcaccctgatctctttggtatatatagccctatatctgactcttttagttttagcacttacaaacaaccgttgtgtgaacaaaactataatactctctttggcaactttgttgcgagagtataaaaagctcTGCTCAGAGCTTTCACAATGAATGGCATAAGAcaatttgtattgaatttttgtgTCTGATTAGAATATGCTCACTATAAAATAATGAATCGTCGAAACAGTAAGCTTACAAGAGCGGTAGTGATCAGTAGTATATCTCTATTGaacaagttttaaaatattcttaatgCTGTGTGCACACTAAATGGTTTTAATTTACTTGATGTAATCAAACCACTCAAAATGTTATCGCGCTTATTAATTAAGTGGGATGCAATAGTAGAGCGTTCGTTGAGTTCAGCGGCTTTAAGGGGATATGCAACAGCTGTGCAGCAAAAGCAggtaaaaaataagtattattttattgctaatAAAGCTGCTATTAAAGGCGTCACTGGTGTTTCTGGGTTTTAGAATTTTGAATTCAACTAAAACAGGAAATTCAGAGATAATGCtaagaagtaaggaagggttaactTTGGgttaaccgaatattttatactcacgcaacttgcaaggatcaaagccaGCGaaacaattatacatacataggtgttgacaaaactttatattaaactagCTTGAACGATTTGGTAGttcgaaaatatgtatattcgttaTAAGAGGGCtaattcaagtatttacttattATCAAAGAAACATTTTCCCTGAGATACAGGTATTTTCGACAAAAAGGAGCATACGCTTACAGTTCCTATATTTAGCGTCTGGGTTCATGAAAAGCTAAAGGCCGATTTATACAGTTTACGGTCGTAAGATGAAATAACTTGAACCAGAATTGCCTCTCATCGCTGTAGATAATTTGAAAGTAGGATAGAAATCATAACGCAATTACGAGTATATAAGGTTGTGTCGtgagtataaaaacaacaataagtaaCATGTGTTTTTTACTCGTATTCTCAAAATCTGCTGTTGTGCTGTCTTTCTATGAatcaaaaatagatttttcaaaTAGTGCAGTAGTAGTTTTTGATGAATAACTGAATATGAACAGATTTAAGAAAAACACCGAATCATTAAACTGTAAACAAGAAAAGCTGAAGAAACAGAGTAATTTGGAATAACGATTAAACTATATTTTCATAAGAAGAAACGTAAGAATCTTAAGTAAGttaatagataaataaataagtttatagcacgaaatatgaattttggaaaaaaatattcaaaaattcttaTGCCAAACCTTAAACAAgaccaaatatttttcatatatttaattgattttaatttatagGAAACCCAAGGTACTTTTACTACCAATAATTGGGAAAATGCGCGTCCATATTCTGAGTTACCAGGGCCAAGCAAATATGAAATGCTTCGTGGAATTTTACCAGGAGGTAGGAAAGATATGATAtgatatgaaaaacaaaaatttagtttctaAAATTTCATATTCTCAGCCTCACAGTTGTTCAACCAAACTATTTTGGTACGATTTTTtccaatacaaattttaaaaccaatacCGAAATGTATTAGGTACACTAggtttttttctcaaattatcGAAATATCTGTTCTCTCTCTATTTAAGGTGTGTTCcataagaaaacatttattgaaataattagaACCATGACACACATATATGGCGATATCTATCGATTTCCTTCCGTGTTCGGCAGACCAGAAATGGTTATGAATTTTAATCCAAATGATTATCCAATAATATTTCGAAACGAGGGTATTTGGCCAGAACGTCGTACTTTCGGAACTTTATATTATCATCGTAAGGTGCACAGAAAGGATTTTTTTCAAGACGTTGAAGGACTATTGACCacgtaaatttattattaaaaaaaatacctgACACGTCTAAATgctttccaaatatatttgtagaaGAGGCGAAGAATGGGGAAAAATACGTACCGCCGTTAATCCAGTGCTAATGCAACCCAAAAATGCCAGACTCTATTTAAATACGTTACTGGAAGTCAATGACGAATTTCTCGAAAggttattacaatatttatcaTATCTTTTAAGAAAAGATTAATCTCACACTGAATTTCTTTTAGAATACGTCACATACGCGATCCTTTGACACTCGAAGTGCCCGATGACTTTATTGATGATATTAATCGTCTCACCTTAGAGGGCGTGGTGAGCATTGCCCTCAATACCCGTTTAGGCATGATACATAAAAATCGTGATAGTCCTGAAAGTAAAACACTTTTGAAAGAAATACGCAATTTTTTCGCCTTGTCGGAAGAGATAGAACTCAAGATATCCATTTGGAAGATAATCAAAACACCGACGTTTCATAAACTGATGAAAACATTGGATACGCTAATAGTACTgtgcaataaatatattgatgAGGCGCTAAAACGAATAGATTCGGATAGTGAGGGTAAATTCACCTCAGAGGTGGGCAAGGAGAAGAGTGTTTTAGAGAAACTATTGAAAATTGATCGCAAAATCGCTGTTGTTATGGCAATGGATATGATGATGGCTGGCGTCGATACGGTAAGTACATTTCAAATCGAGCTTAAAAGTAATATAATGCTGTATTATAATCACAGACAAGCTCCACTTTAACGGGCATATTATTTTGCATCGCCAAAAATCCAGAGAAACAACAGAAACTATTCGAGGAACTCAAAAGTATTTTACCAAATAAGGACTCGCGTTTGACAATTGAGAATATGACAAACCTTCCATATCTACGCGCTTGTATTAAGGAAGGCATGCGCTATCATCCCATTATTATTGGCACAAATCGTCAGCTGCCGAATGAAGTTGTGCTGAGTGGATATCGCATACCGGCCGGTATTGATATTTCGGTTGCTTCCAATTTGCTATTGCGCAATGAGAAATTTGTGGAAGagccaaataaatatataccagAGCGTTGGCTGCGTAATGACAACGAGGGTAAAAAATATCAACTCAATAACCCATTTCTATTTCTTCCCTTCGGCTTCGGTCCACGCAGTTGTGTGGGCAAGCGCATTGTGGATCTTGAATTAGAGGTTACGTTGGCGCGATTGGTGCGCAATTTCATGATTGAATTCAATTATTCAACGGAAAATGCTTTTACCCAGAAGTTAATTTTCCTACCAGCTATACCATTGAAATTCAGATTCGCTGAAAGAAAGGAGTGAAGATACGATGATTGATTGGATCGTATAAGTAAAGAAAAGTCATTTATAAACTCGTTTTATGAAGCGTTTCACTAAGTTTCTATGAGTGGAATATGTTTGTATTAGCAAAGATAATTAGAGctcaatatgtaaaatatatgtatatgccaataaaatatatttataaattataaactattataacaagaaaacacgttaacaTCGATTTCACAGAAATTATAAtacatttcacaaataaaaaggaTTCCTTACAAGATCTATATTCCGAATATTCagtttgacagctatatgctatagtcatcagatatgaacaatttcttatgtaataagccatgccaaattttgtgaaaacctCTCCAAAATGAAATACTTCATTCCGATCGTCCACTTTTgcgaaagctatatgctatagtggttcaatatcggtggttccgacaagTGAATCGCTTCTTGGATGGAAAAGGATGAaagcaaaattcaaaaacagAGG comes from the Bactrocera neohumeralis isolate Rockhampton chromosome 2, APGP_CSIRO_Bneo_wtdbg2-racon-allhic-juicebox.fasta_v2, whole genome shotgun sequence genome and includes:
- the LOC126760412 gene encoding probable cytochrome P450 12e1, mitochondrial isoform X6, with protein sequence MLSRHLKQSHHIGWRHLRVSRVRTFSAQVESKQNNASDVDLENARPYSEVPGPSKFELIRLFMPGGLFSKKPFFTAIREMEKTYGQIFRFPGIFDKPEFVINLNPSDYSIIFRNEGLWPDRRVFETTVYHRQNHRPELFQGVEGIISTSGEKWAKMRTAVNPILMQPKNAKLYLNTLLDINDEFLERIRHIRDPSTLEVPGGFLDDINRLAFEGIAGIALNTRLGLIHKNRDTAECETIMKCVRNFFVLSEELEIKPSIWKYVKTPKFYEMMKTLDTMTDICNKYINEALMRIEHDSEGNLTSELGKEKSVLEKLVRVDKKFAVVMALDMMLAGIDTTSSTLTGLLLCIAKNPDKQQKLFEEIQQILPEKESQLTTQNMQNLPYLRACIKEGIRCYPILPGTVRRLPNDVVLSGYRIPAGTDISIGANLLMHDERYVPQPDKFIPERWLRNDQSSQTLEGQITNPFLYVPFGFGPRSCVGKRVVNLELEITLARLVRNFQIEFNYPTENAFAMKFMSVPQIPLKFKFIERGT
- the LOC126760412 gene encoding probable cytochrome P450 12e1, mitochondrial isoform X5 is translated as MLSRHLKQSHHIGWRHLRVSRVRTFSAQVESKQNNASDVDLENARPYSEVPGPSKFELIRLFMPGGLFSKKPFFTAIREMEKTYGQIFRFPGIFDKPEVVINLNPSDYSNIFRNEGLWPDRRIFETNLYHREKHRPELFKGVEGIVSTSGEKWAKMRSAVNPILMQPKNAKLYLNTLLDINDEFLERIRHIRDPSTLEVPGGFLDDINRLAFEGIAGIALNTRLGLIHKNRDTAECETIMKCVRNFFVLSEELEIKPSIWKYVKTPKFYEMMKTLDTMTDICNKYINEALMRIEHDSEGNLTSELGKEKSVLEKLVRVDKKFAVVMALDMMLAGIDTTSSTLTGLLLCIAKNPDKQQKLFEEIQQILPEKESQLTTQNMQNLPYLRACIKEGIRCYPILPGTVRRLPNDVVLSGYRIPAGTDISIGANLLMHDERYVPQPDKFIPERWLRNDQSSQTLEGQITNPFLYVPFGFGPRSCVGKRVVNLELEITLARLVRNFQIEFNYPTENAFAMKFMSVPQIPLKFKFIERGT
- the LOC126760412 gene encoding probable cytochrome P450 12e1, mitochondrial isoform X2: MLSRHLKQIDHIGWRHLRVSRVRTFAAQVESKQNNASDVDLENARPYSEVPGPSKFELIRLFMPGGLFSKKPFFTAIREMEKTYGQIFRFPGIFDKPEFVINLNPSDYSIIFRNEGLWPDRRVFETTVYHRQNHRPELFQGVEGIISTSGEKWAKMRTAVNPILMQPKNAKLYLNTLLDINDEFLERIRHIRDPSTLEVPGGFLDDINRLAFEGIAGIALNTRLGLIHKNRDTAECETIMKCVRNFFVLSEELEIKPSIWKYVKTPKFYEMMKTLDTMTDICNKYINEALMRIEHDSEGNLTSELGKEKSVLEKLVRVDKKFAVVMALDMMLAGIDTTSSTLTGLLLCIAKNPDKQQKLFEEIQQILPEKESQLTTQNMQNLPYLRACIKEGIRCYPILPGTVRRLPNDVVLSGYRIPAGTDISIGANLLMHDERYVPQPDKFIPERWLRNDQSSQTLEGQITNPFLYVPFGFGPRSCVGKRVVNLELEITLARLVRNFQIEFNYPTENAFAMKFMSVPQIPLKFKFIERGT
- the LOC126760311 gene encoding probable cytochrome P450 12e1, mitochondrial isoform X1, producing MLSRLLIKWDAIVERSLSSAALRGYATAVQQKQETQGTFTTNNWENARPYSELPGPSKYEMLRGILPGASQLFNQTILVRFFPIQILKPIPKCVFHKKTFIEIIRTMTHIYGDIYRFPSVFGRPEMVMNFNPNDYPIIFRNEGIWPERRTFGTLYYHRKVHRKDFFQDVEGLLTTRGEEWGKIRTAVNPVLMQPKNARLYLNTLLEVNDEFLERIRHIRDPLTLEVPDDFIDDINRLTLEGVVSIALNTRLGMIHKNRDSPESKTLLKEIRNFFALSEEIELKISIWKIIKTPTFHKLMKTLDTLIVLCNKYIDEALKRIDSDSEGKFTSEVGKEKSVLEKLLKIDRKIAVVMAMDMMMAGVDTTSSTLTGILFCIAKNPEKQQKLFEELKSILPNKDSRLTIENMTNLPYLRACIKEGMRYHPIIIGTNRQLPNEVVLSGYRIPAGIDISVASNLLLRNEKFVEEPNKYIPERWLRNDNEGKKYQLNNPFLFLPFGFGPRSCVGKRIVDLELEVTLARLVRNFMIEFNYSTENAFTQKLIFLPAIPLKFRFAERKE
- the LOC126760311 gene encoding cytochrome P450 CYP12A2-like isoform X2 → MLSRLLIKWDAIVERSLSSAALRGYATAVQQKQETQGTFTTNNWENARPYSELPGPSKYEMLRGILPGGVFHKKTFIEIIRTMTHIYGDIYRFPSVFGRPEMVMNFNPNDYPIIFRNEGIWPERRTFGTLYYHRKVHRKDFFQDVEGLLTTRGEEWGKIRTAVNPVLMQPKNARLYLNTLLEVNDEFLERIRHIRDPLTLEVPDDFIDDINRLTLEGVVSIALNTRLGMIHKNRDSPESKTLLKEIRNFFALSEEIELKISIWKIIKTPTFHKLMKTLDTLIVLCNKYIDEALKRIDSDSEGKFTSEVGKEKSVLEKLLKIDRKIAVVMAMDMMMAGVDTTSSTLTGILFCIAKNPEKQQKLFEELKSILPNKDSRLTIENMTNLPYLRACIKEGMRYHPIIIGTNRQLPNEVVLSGYRIPAGIDISVASNLLLRNEKFVEEPNKYIPERWLRNDNEGKKYQLNNPFLFLPFGFGPRSCVGKRIVDLELEVTLARLVRNFMIEFNYSTENAFTQKLIFLPAIPLKFRFAERKE
- the LOC126760311 gene encoding cytochrome P450 CYP12A2-like isoform X3, with the translated sequence MTHIYGDIYRFPSVFGRPEMVMNFNPNDYPIIFRNEGIWPERRTFGTLYYHRKVHRKDFFQDVEGLLTTRGEEWGKIRTAVNPVLMQPKNARLYLNTLLEVNDEFLERIRHIRDPLTLEVPDDFIDDINRLTLEGVVSIALNTRLGMIHKNRDSPESKTLLKEIRNFFALSEEIELKISIWKIIKTPTFHKLMKTLDTLIVLCNKYIDEALKRIDSDSEGKFTSEVGKEKSVLEKLLKIDRKIAVVMAMDMMMAGVDTTSSTLTGILFCIAKNPEKQQKLFEELKSILPNKDSRLTIENMTNLPYLRACIKEGMRYHPIIIGTNRQLPNEVVLSGYRIPAGIDISVASNLLLRNEKFVEEPNKYIPERWLRNDNEGKKYQLNNPFLFLPFGFGPRSCVGKRIVDLELEVTLARLVRNFMIEFNYSTENAFTQKLIFLPAIPLKFRFAERKE